From the Mesorhizobium koreense genome, the window GTTTCGCGCCCTCGATCTGCATGCCGCCGGCTTCGCCCATCAACTGCATGGCGGTAAGCGCATGCATGGAGACGCCGGTTGCGCCGATCGGATGGCCCTTCGCCTTGAGGCCGCCGGAAGGGTTGACCGGCAGGCGGCCGTCCTTCGCCGTCGTGCCGTCGAGCACGGCGCTCGCACCCTGCCCGCGCGGCGTAAGCCCCATCGCCTCGTATTCGATGAGTTCGGCGATGGTGAAGCAGTCATGCGTCTCGACGAAGGAGAGGTCGCCGAGCGTGACACCGGCCTTGCGGAGCGCCCTCGCCCACGCCTCCTCGCAACCCTCGAACAGCAGGATGTCGCGCTTCGACATGGGAAGGAAATCCTGCACGTGCTCGTTGGCGCGGAAGGCAACGGCGCGCTTCATCGAAAGTGCCGTATCGACATCGGCGAGCACGATCGCCGCGGCGCCGTCGGAGACGAGCGAGCAATCCGTCCGCTTCAGCGGGCCGGCGACGAAGGGGTTCTTCTCGCTCTCCTGCCGGCAGAAATCATAGCCGAGATCCTTACGCATCTGCGCGTAGGGGTTCTCGACACCGTTCTTGTGGTTCTTCGCGGCGATGGCGGCCAAAGCATCGGACTGATCGCCATGACGCTGGAAATAGGCCTGCGCGATCTTTCCGAAGACGCCGGCGAAACCGGCCGGCGTGTCGCCATCCTCGGGCAGGTAGGACGCCTTCAGGAGATTCTTCCCGATCTCCGGGCCGGGCGTCGTCGTCATCTGCTCGGCGCCGACGACGAGCACGACCTTGGCCGCATGCGCGTCGATCGCGCGGATGCCTTGGCGGACCGCCGCCGATCCGGTGGCGCAGGCGTTCTCCACACGCGTCGCCGGCTTGAAGCGCAGCCGGTCGCCGGCCTGAAGTACGAGGCTCGCTGTGAAATCCTGGGCCGAGAAGCCCGCGTTGAAATGGCCGAGCACGATCTCGTCGATATCGTCCGGACCGATGCCGGCATGTTCGATCGCGTCGGCCGCGACCCTGGTGATCATGCCTTCGAGCGTCTCGTCCGGATGCCGGCCGAAAGGCAGATGCGCCCACCCAACAATGCAAGCCGTCATGTCAAACTCCTTTGCCGCCGCAGCGCGGCACGATTGGTCCAATATTCGGTTTATTCCCTAAAGGTGGATACTCGCAAGCGGCACTTAAAGCGCTGCCGACCGCATCCCGATCGTCATTTTTTGTTGATTGACCAGTCAATTAAAAATAGAATTCCGGCAAGAGGTGGATATGCCGAAGCTTGGAATGGAGCCGCTAAGGAGGCGGGCGCTGATCGATGCGACGATCTCGGCGATCGGCGAGCGTGGCGCGCTTGACGTGACCATGTCGCAGATTGCCGGGAGGGCGGGTGTCTCCTCGGCGCTTGCCCATCACTATTTCGGCGCCAAGGAAGAACTCCTCCAGGCAACGATGCGGCACCTGCTTTCGGAACTCGGCACGGATCTGATGACGGCGCTGCGCAAGGCGGATACGCCGCGCGCGCGACTTTCCGCTGTGATCGCGGTCAATTTCTCCACGCACCAGTTCCGCGCTGAAACAGTTGCCGCGTGGCTCGCCTTCTATGTCGAGGCGCAGAAATCGCCGCCCATGCGGCGGCTGCTCATCGTCTATGCAAGGCGGCTCCACTCGAATCTGATGAGCGGGCTTTCCGCCTTTCTGCCACGTATCGAAGCGATCGACACGGCCGAGACGATCGCAGCCATGATCGACGGCTTCTATATCCGCCGCGCTCTGAAGGACGGACCGGCCGACGCGGTCTCTGCCGAGCGGCTCGTCGAAGACTATGTCGAACTGAGGCTTGCCCGATGACTTTGCCCCACAGAACCGGCCGCCCGAATATCCTCATCCTCATGGTCGACCAGTTGAACGGGACGCTCTTCCCGAATGGACCGGCCGGTTTCCTGCATGCGCCGCACCTGAAGGCGCTCTCAGCACGCTCGGCGCGCTTCGCCAACAACTACACCGCCTCGCCTCTGTGCGCGCCGGGCCGCGCTTCCTTCATGAGCGGGCAGTTGCCGTCGCGGACGCGGGTCTACGACAACGCCGCTGAATTCGCCTCCGACATCCCGACCTACGCGCATCACCTGCGCGCGAGCGGCTATCACACCTGCCTCTCGGGCAAGATGCATTTCGTCGGGCCGGACCAGCTCCACGGCTTCGAGGAGAGGTTGACGACCGACATCTATCCGGCCGATTTCGGCTGGACGCCGGATTACCGCAAGCCCGGCGAGCGCATCGACTGGTGGTATCACAATCTGGGCTCCGTCACCGGCGCCGGCGTCGCCGAGATTACCAACCAGATGGAATATGACGACGAGGTCTCATTCCACGCGGCACAGAAGCTCTACGAGTTCTCGCGCGTGTCGGAAGACGCCGACCGGCGCCCCTGGTGCCTGACCGTTTCCTTCACCCATCCGCACGATCCGTATGTCGCGCGGCGGCAATATTGGGACCTCTACGAGGACTGCGCCGAACTCGAGCCGAGGGTCGGGTTCATCCCCTTTGAGAAGCAGGACCCGCATTCGCAGCGCCTTTATCGAGCGAGCGACTATGCGGGCTACTCGATCACGGAGGAGAATGTCCGCCGCTCGCGGCGCGGTTATTTCGCCAATATCAGCTATCTGGACGACAAGGTCGGGGAACTCGTCTCCGTTCTCGAACGGACGCGGATGCTGGACGACACGATCATCCTCTTCTGTTCCGACCACGGCGACATGCTCGGCGAGCGTGGCCTGTGGTTCAAGATGTCGTTCTATGAGGGCTCGGCTCGCGTGCCGCTGATGATCGCGGGACCGGGAATCAAGCCCGGTCTGATCGAGTCTCCCGTCTCCAATCTCGACATCCTGCCGACGCTCGCCGACCTCGCCGGCGTGGACATGGACGCTATCATGTCCTGGACCGACGGCCAGTCGCTGAAGCCTCTGATGGACGGAGGGGCGCGCAAGGCGCCGGTGCTGATGGAATACGCCGCCGAGGGCTCCAATGCCCCGATGGTGGCGATCCGCGACGGGCGCTACAAGTTCGTTCACTGCGAGATCGACCCGCCGCAACTGTTTGATCTGGAATCGGATCCCGACGAGCGGGAAAACCTCGCGGCCGACCCAGCGTACGCCGCGCTGATGGCGTCCTTCATGGAGAAGGTCCATTCGCGTTGGGATATGGCCGCTTTCGACGCTGCCGTACGCGAGAGCCAGGCGCGCCGCTGGGTCGTCTATCCGGCGCTCCGGAACGGCGCCTACTACCCATGGGATTTCCAGCCGTTGCGCAACGCGTCCGAACGCTACATGCGCAACCACATGAACCTCGACAACCTCGAAGAGCACAAACGGTTTCCCCGGGGAGAGTGACTTGGGGGAACAGCAAACAGGGAGAACGACATGATCACGGTTCACGGAAGGGCGACTTCCTCCAATGTGCAGATCGTCATGTGGGCGATCGGCGAACTCGGCCTGCCGCACAGAAGGCTCGACGTCGGCGGTTCTTTTGGAGGGACGAATACGCCGGAATATCTGGCGATGAACCCGAACGGGCTGGTGCCGACCATGCAGGACGGCGACCTCACCATGTTCGAGAGCGCGGCGATCCTTCGCTATCTCGGCGCGAAATATGCGAGCGAGCCTTTCTGGCCAAAGGATGCAGGCAAACGCGGCCGGCTCGACCAGTGGGCGGAATGGGGGCGGACGAGCTTCACGCCGCCCATGGGACAGATCTTCGGTCAGCTCGTGCGGACGCGGGAAAGCGAGCGCAACGCAGCGACGGTCGCCGGTCTCGAAACCCAGCTCAGGCGGCTCGCCGGCATCGCAGACAGGCGCATCGGCGACGGGCCGTGGCTTGCCGGCAACGAATTCACCTTTGCCGATATCCCTTTCGCGCATCAGCTCTATCGCTATTTCACCATGGCTTTCGACAGGGCGGAGACACCGAACCTCGTCGCCTATTATGAGCGGCTCAAGGATCGCCCGGCCTTCGCCGAGCATGCGATGGTTTCGTATGAGACGTTGAGGGCGGTGTGATGCAGCCCGGTCAGTTGCTTGCCGGAACGGCCGCGTACCCCCCTCATGCTTGAGGCCGACTACGTCATCGTCGGGTCCGGCTCGGCGGGTTCGGCGCTCGCCTACCGGCTGTCGGAGGACGGGCGGCATTCGGTGATCGTCATCGAATATGGCGGCACGGATTACGGGCCGCTCATCCAGATGCCGGCGGCGCTGTCGATCCCGCTCAATATGAGCCGCTACGATTGGGGTTTTTCGAGCGAGCCGGAACCGCATCTCGGCGGGCGCGTGCTGGCAACACCGCGCGGCAAGGTGCTGGGCGGCTCCTCCTCGATCAACGGCATGGTCTATGTGCGCGGCCATGCGCGCGATTTCGACCATTGGGCCGAAGAGGGCGCGCGCGGCTGGAGCTTCGCCGACGTACTGCCCTACTACAAGCGCATGGAGACTTCCCACGGCGGCGAGGCCGGCTGGCGCGGCACGGACGGGCCGATGCATGTTCAGCGTGGGTCGAGCCACAATCCGCTCTTCGCCGCCTTCACCGAGGCAGGCAGGCAGGCGGGGTTCGAGACGACAGCGGACCATAACGGGTCGAAGCAGGAAGGCTTCGGGCCGATGGAGCAGACGATCCATAACGGGCGGCGCTGGTCTGCGGCGAACGCCTATCTGAGGCCGGCTCTGAAACGGAAAAACGTGAGTCTTGTCAGCGGTTTCGCGCGACGTGTGATGATCGAGAATCAACGCGCGGTCGGCGTGGAGATCGAGAGGCGGCGAAAGGTGGAGGTGGTGAAGGCGCGGCGCGAGGTGATCCTCGCTGCCTCTTCGATCAATTCGCCTAAGCTCCTGATGCTTTCCGGCATCGGATCGGCGACGCATCTGAAGGAACTCGGCATCGAACTGGTGGCGGACCGGCCGGGCGTGGGGCAGAATTTGCAGGATCATCTGGAGCTTTACATCCAGCAGGCTTCGACCAAGCCGATCACGCTTTATTCCAAGCTGAACCCCTTCTCCAAGGCTCTGATCGGGGCGGAGTGGCTGTTCTTCAAGACCGGGCTCGGCGCGTCCAATCATTTCGAGGCGGCGGCTTTCGTGCGCTCGCGCGCCGGGATCGACTACCCCGACATCCAGTACCACTTCCTGCCGGTCGCCATCCGCTATGACGGCAAGGCGGCGGCGAAGTCGCACGGTTTCCAGGCGCATGTCGGGCCGATGCGGTCGAAATCGCGCGGCTCGGTAACGCTGCGTTCCATCGATCCCGCCGACAAGCCGGTGATCCGATTCAACTACATGGCGCATCCGGACGATTGGGCGGATTTCAGGCATTGCATCAGGCTGACGCGCGAGATCTTCGGGCAGCAGGCCTTTGACGATTTCCGCGGCGAGGAGATCGCGCCGGGTGCGCAAGTGCAGAGCGACGAAGAACTGGACGACTTCATCCGCGCGCATGTCGAGAGCGCCTATCATCCCTGCGGCACCTGCCGGATGGGTGCGGCGGACGACCCTTTGAGCGTGGTCGATCCGGAATGCCGGGTGATCGGCGTCGAAGGCCTTAGGGTCGCCGATTCCTCCATCTTCCCACGCATTACCAACGGAAATCTGAACGCGCCGTCGCTGATGACCGGCGAGAAGGCGGCCGACCACATCCTCGACAGGGCGCCGTTAGCGCCCTCCAATCAAGAACCGTGGATCAACCCGCGCTGGCGGGAATCCGACCGGTAAACCGCGGATGGGGCCGGCCGCCGCTGGATTCAACGCCGAATGGGCGTTATCGAGGGGAATCGAGCCGTTTTTGGCTCTGGAGGGTCGTTCCCGTGAAGCAGAACCAACTCTATCTCATTATCGGCGCCCTCGTGGTGATCGTGGTCGCGCTCGGCGGCTATATCTATCATGAGCGCACCAAGCCGGAGGGGGTCCAGATCCAGTTCGACCAGAACGGATTGAAGATACAGAAGAACTGAAATTTCCGCCCGGGCCGTTCGCAACAGGCCCGGCGAATCCATGGGAGCCGCCCCGCATGAAGGCGCAACCGACGGCATCGCATTACGTCAATGGCGGCTACGTCGAAGACGAGCACGGCCAGAGGCTGGAGGTGATCTATCCCGCCACCGGCGAGACGATCGCTCATCTCCATGCCGCCACGCCCAACATCGTCGAACTGGCGATAGAGGCCGCGCGCTCTGCACAGGCCGAATGGGCGCGCCTCAAACCCGTCGAGCGGGGGCGCGTGCTTCGCCGCGCCTCCGATATCCTCCGCGAGCGCAACGCCGAACTCGCCCGGCTCGAAACGCTCGACACCGGCAAGGCCTTGCAGGAGACACTGGTCGCCGATCCCGCCTCGGCCGCCGACGCGCTCGAATTCTTCGGCGGGGCGGTCGCCGCCTTCCACGGCTCCCATGTCGATCTCGGCGGCCCGTTCGGCTATACGCGGCGGGAACCGCTCGGCGTATGCGCCGGCATCGGCGCCTGGAATTATCCGATCCAGATCGCGGCGTGGAAATCGGCCCCGGCGCTTGCCATGGGCAACGCCATGGTCTTCAAGCCTTCAGAGAACACGCCGCTTTCCGCGCTGGCGCTCGCCGAAATCTATACCGAAGCCGGCCTGCCGGATGGGCTCTTCAATGTCGTTCAAGGCTTCGGCGATGTCGGCGCGGCCCTTGTCGGCCATGAGGCCGTCGCCAAGGTTTCTCTCACCGGCTCCGTTCCGACCGGGCGCAGAATAGCCGGCGCCGCCGGCTCGAAGCTGAAGCACGTCACGATGGAACTCGGCGGCAAGTCGCCGCTCATCGTCTTCGACGATGCCGATGTCGAGAACGCCGTCGGCGGCGCCATGATGGCGAATTTCTATTCCACCGGCCAGGTCTGCTCGAACGGCACGCGCGTCTTCGTGCAGGACGGCATCCGCGAGCGCTTCCTCGCCCGGCTAACGGAGCGGACGAAGAAAATCCGCATCGGCGACCCGCTCGATCCCGAGACGCAAATGGGGCCGCTCATCAACAGGGTGCAGCATGAAAAGGTGCTGGCCTATATCGAGACCGGCAAGAAGGAAGGCGCGAAGCTCGCCCATGGCGGCGGCATGCCGAAGCTGCAAGGCTTCGAGAACGGACTTTTCGTCGAGCCGACGATTTTCACCGATGTTGAGGACGGCATGACGATCGCGCGCGAGGAAATCTTCGGGCCGGTGATGTCCGTTCTTTCCTTCACGAAGGAGGAAGAGGCCATCCGCCGCGCCAACGACACGGAGTTCGGCCTTGCCGCCGGAATCTTCACGCGCGACCTGCCCCGCGCCCATCGCGTGATCGCGGAATTGCAGGCGGGAACCTGCTGGATCAACAACTACAATCTGACGCCGGTGGAACTCCCCTTCGGCGGGTACAAGCAGTCGGGAATCGGCCGTGAAAACGCGCTCGCAGCGCTCTCGCATTATTCGCAGATCAAGAGCGTTTATGTCGAAACGGGCGACGTCGCGAGCCCGTACTGACGCAGGTCTCCATAAGCGCTTGCAGGATCGGAACCCGGGCGCTATAAGCCGCCCGTCTGGTCGCGGAGTGTAGCGCAGCCTGGTAGCGCACCTCGTTCGGGACGAGGGGGTCGCAGGTTCAAATCCTGCCACTCCGACCAGTAAAATCAAATACTTGGAAGCACATCCGATTTATACGGCAATGATTGAGATAAATCATTGCCGAAGCCTCCTTGACCCGCCTGACATGAACGTCTCACCCGTCTGTCTCTGACAGTCCAGGGGATGGTGCCCGTAGTTTTTCCGAGGCCTCTTTGGTCATGGCAGGATAAGTCCACGGCCCGCCACATATCGACGTTGCCTTGCATCGACAGGTCACACCGCCGCGTGCCCTACCCGGGGTAAGCGTTGTCACGCGCAACGCCGCGCAGACACTGGATGATGGCAGGAATTTTTGGCGTCGAAGCTAAAGCAGCGAGCGTTCTGACGAACGCGGTCCCCGCTGCTCCAGTGCTTCAACTTGGTTTCCTCAGCCGCATTTGTGCGACACCAGCCGATCCCGTCCGGCTACAAAATGCTCCAGCGGCTGCGGCCGGTCAACCGAGTAAAGACCGGCCCTTTTAAGCCCACTCCACCTTGGAGGTCTTGGCGTTGTCGTCCCCTACAAGGCCGCGGCAGAAAGAACAGTGGAATCGCTTGATGCCTGGATAGGATTTGAGCACCATCGAGAGGAGGTCCTTCAGGTATACGTTCTGCGAGTTCCATCGGTTTCGGATGGTGATCAAGCTCATCGATCGAGAATCTTGTATGTTTTTCACAGCCGATTTCGCGACCTTCTCGTTCGTCGCTGTCGACGCGATTTTAAACAACTGAGCTAAATTGTCGTCGACGTAGTTGATACGGTTGGCAATGCGCTCATAAGTTTCAGCGGGCTTGCCCGGCGATCCCCCGTGTCGACCCTGATATTTTGAAAGCTCATAATCGGTGCACTGCTTTCCGCCGCCAATCGTCTCTACCACTTTCGCTTTGGTATCGGAAAGTTTTACACCAGGGTCGGAAAGTACATTTCCATGTATACCGTAAAATATCAGTTCGACGCCATGCGGAACCTGGAAAGACCTGTTGCCTTTGTAATATCCGCCGTGGGCAGAGATCAATGCGTCTGTGCTGTTGGATTTCGATTTGAACATATAAAGCTTTGAACCAATAGGCGTCGCTCCATCGGGAATGGAATCGCTCATAAGTATAGCCCTCCAAGTTGATCCGATGATATTTCCACTAAATCATATCTCGTTCAAGCGGTTCGTAAGCGGCGTCATCAGGCCGCAACCTTAAGCTCGGGACTGGCAATGCGGCCCAAGGAAGCAGGCTCATCGCCGCTGAAATGCAGGTTGATTCAGCTTGCTGAATGGTATTCGTCATCCTGCGCAGGCGTCTCGCGCGACGTGTTCGCCGGCAAGGCCGCCGGTGCGGGGCCGCTGATTTGCACGGTAGTCGGCAACGGCGTAAGCGCCAGGCCACCGCAACGCCGGAAGAACTCGTTCCTGAGACCGTCACCTCGTTTGGCGGCATGAACATGCAGTGCGTAAAGTTGCGGCAACATTGTCATTCCTCCCTGTTTCGATAGCCACAATGTCGGCCCGTATGCCCTCGTTCTCCACCCGTTTTCCGACAAGCTGCCGCT encodes:
- the betB gene encoding betaine-aldehyde dehydrogenase, with the translated sequence MKAQPTASHYVNGGYVEDEHGQRLEVIYPATGETIAHLHAATPNIVELAIEAARSAQAEWARLKPVERGRVLRRASDILRERNAELARLETLDTGKALQETLVADPASAADALEFFGGAVAAFHGSHVDLGGPFGYTRREPLGVCAGIGAWNYPIQIAAWKSAPALAMGNAMVFKPSENTPLSALALAEIYTEAGLPDGLFNVVQGFGDVGAALVGHEAVAKVSLTGSVPTGRRIAGAAGSKLKHVTMELGGKSPLIVFDDADVENAVGGAMMANFYSTGQVCSNGTRVFVQDGIRERFLARLTERTKKIRIGDPLDPETQMGPLINRVQHEKVLAYIETGKKEGAKLAHGGGMPKLQGFENGLFVEPTIFTDVEDGMTIAREEIFGPVMSVLSFTKEEEAIRRANDTEFGLAAGIFTRDLPRAHRVIAELQAGTCWINNYNLTPVELPFGGYKQSGIGRENALAALSHYSQIKSVYVETGDVASPY
- the betA gene encoding choline dehydrogenase; its protein translation is MLEADYVIVGSGSAGSALAYRLSEDGRHSVIVIEYGGTDYGPLIQMPAALSIPLNMSRYDWGFSSEPEPHLGGRVLATPRGKVLGGSSSINGMVYVRGHARDFDHWAEEGARGWSFADVLPYYKRMETSHGGEAGWRGTDGPMHVQRGSSHNPLFAAFTEAGRQAGFETTADHNGSKQEGFGPMEQTIHNGRRWSAANAYLRPALKRKNVSLVSGFARRVMIENQRAVGVEIERRRKVEVVKARREVILAASSINSPKLLMLSGIGSATHLKELGIELVADRPGVGQNLQDHLELYIQQASTKPITLYSKLNPFSKALIGAEWLFFKTGLGASNHFEAAAFVRSRAGIDYPDIQYHFLPVAIRYDGKAAAKSHGFQAHVGPMRSKSRGSVTLRSIDPADKPVIRFNYMAHPDDWADFRHCIRLTREIFGQQAFDDFRGEEIAPGAQVQSDEELDDFIRAHVESAYHPCGTCRMGAADDPLSVVDPECRVIGVEGLRVADSSIFPRITNGNLNAPSLMTGEKAADHILDRAPLAPSNQEPWINPRWRESDR
- the betC gene encoding choline-sulfatase, producing MTLPHRTGRPNILILMVDQLNGTLFPNGPAGFLHAPHLKALSARSARFANNYTASPLCAPGRASFMSGQLPSRTRVYDNAAEFASDIPTYAHHLRASGYHTCLSGKMHFVGPDQLHGFEERLTTDIYPADFGWTPDYRKPGERIDWWYHNLGSVTGAGVAEITNQMEYDDEVSFHAAQKLYEFSRVSEDADRRPWCLTVSFTHPHDPYVARRQYWDLYEDCAELEPRVGFIPFEKQDPHSQRLYRASDYAGYSITEENVRRSRRGYFANISYLDDKVGELVSVLERTRMLDDTIILFCSDHGDMLGERGLWFKMSFYEGSARVPLMIAGPGIKPGLIESPVSNLDILPTLADLAGVDMDAIMSWTDGQSLKPLMDGGARKAPVLMEYAAEGSNAPMVAIRDGRYKFVHCEIDPPQLFDLESDPDERENLAADPAYAALMASFMEKVHSRWDMAAFDAAVRESQARRWVVYPALRNGAYYPWDFQPLRNASERYMRNHMNLDNLEEHKRFPRGE
- the betI gene encoding transcriptional regulator BetI, with protein sequence MPKLGMEPLRRRALIDATISAIGERGALDVTMSQIAGRAGVSSALAHHYFGAKEELLQATMRHLLSELGTDLMTALRKADTPRARLSAVIAVNFSTHQFRAETVAAWLAFYVEAQKSPPMRRLLIVYARRLHSNLMSGLSAFLPRIEAIDTAETIAAMIDGFYIRRALKDGPADAVSAERLVEDYVELRLAR
- a CDS encoding glutathione S-transferase family protein, producing the protein MITVHGRATSSNVQIVMWAIGELGLPHRRLDVGGSFGGTNTPEYLAMNPNGLVPTMQDGDLTMFESAAILRYLGAKYASEPFWPKDAGKRGRLDQWAEWGRTSFTPPMGQIFGQLVRTRESERNAATVAGLETQLRRLAGIADRRIGDGPWLAGNEFTFADIPFAHQLYRYFTMAFDRAETPNLVAYYERLKDRPAFAEHAMVSYETLRAV
- a CDS encoding acetyl-CoA acetyltransferase, yielding MTACIVGWAHLPFGRHPDETLEGMITRVAADAIEHAGIGPDDIDEIVLGHFNAGFSAQDFTASLVLQAGDRLRFKPATRVENACATGSAAVRQGIRAIDAHAAKVVLVVGAEQMTTTPGPEIGKNLLKASYLPEDGDTPAGFAGVFGKIAQAYFQRHGDQSDALAAIAAKNHKNGVENPYAQMRKDLGYDFCRQESEKNPFVAGPLKRTDCSLVSDGAAAIVLADVDTALSMKRAVAFRANEHVQDFLPMSKRDILLFEGCEEAWARALRKAGVTLGDLSFVETHDCFTIAELIEYEAMGLTPRGQGASAVLDGTTAKDGRLPVNPSGGLKAKGHPIGATGVSMHALTAMQLMGEAGGMQIEGAKLGGIFNMGGAAVANYVSILERIR
- a CDS encoding putative adhesin codes for the protein MSDSIPDGATPIGSKLYMFKSKSNSTDALISAHGGYYKGNRSFQVPHGVELIFYGIHGNVLSDPGVKLSDTKAKVVETIGGGKQCTDYELSKYQGRHGGSPGKPAETYERIANRINYVDDNLAQLFKIASTATNEKVAKSAVKNIQDSRSMSLITIRNRWNSQNVYLKDLLSMVLKSYPGIKRFHCSFCRGLVGDDNAKTSKVEWA